A genomic region of Daphnia carinata strain CSIRO-1 chromosome 5, CSIRO_AGI_Dcar_HiC_V3, whole genome shotgun sequence contains the following coding sequences:
- the LOC130696062 gene encoding transcription elongation factor SPT6-like, with translation MADFIDSEAEESEEEEELTEKERSKLKKIKAAAIDSDDEDEDDDEQMQEELGDLIDDNPIEDDSSSSESDNETSGGTKRKRDDDDDELDDRLSEEDFELIEENLGIKMKRKKTFVRVKRIVDDESDEEGQEKGRDAIANELFEGSDGEDSRRAASRTRQERNEEENFDKYSDEEDEDEEDIGDFIVDAEGQPIHGKKKKRKAIYTDAALQEAQDIFGVDFDYEDFNQEGEEYEEDEEEEEYEDEEGVRKMRKKPGQVVKKKSQRKTIYDVYEPSELERGHFTDFDEKIRKTDMPERMQLRNVPISSVDEGSSELDLEAEWIYKHAFSKPSISNQDGNTDGREKATKGPQTVEKIRKALEFMRNQHFEVPFIAFYRKEYVQPELSVNDLWRVYKFDEKWTQLQTRKKNMMRLFKKMQKYQSEKLTQNLTESIPENVRVLKDEDYDRLRVVQSIEELSDVYNHFVLYYGADVPAMQEDHRRKAREEAKERRSSAARRRLNEDGEPIDVDDLGEDLRDPDDPDTANIDEASAIKQATRSDLYSLCARAGLDGLLRKYGLSPEQFAENMRDNYQRHEVDQTPTEPFDVALEYVSTKFPTATEVLKAANYMMAVQIAKEPLVRQCVREAFFERARIDVIPTKQGLKEIDENHHLYPMKFLKDKPVRDLADDQFLRLIVAEQDKLLTIVFQTKIEGATTPSYVDEVKALFTRDEFSKLVQEWNDLRNEVIDLALNKFVFPALVKELKAKLLSEAREFVLRACCHQLYNWLKVAPYKVDFDDEDEWDTKNGIRVMAISYVADLDQAAFGCLINVDGECTDHIRLEHILKRKNAWKEMDRAGKERDLNMLRNFIFSKKPHVIAVSAESREATMLIEDLRAITAQLVEDEQWPMINVELVDNSLGKVFANSTRAETEFREYPSLLREAISIARGLQDPLIEYSQLCNTDEEIVCLKYHELQDQLSKEELLEGLYTEFVNRTNEVGVDINRAINYPHTANLVQFVCGLGPRKGQALIKILKQNNQRLENRTQLVTACHMGPKVFINCAGFIKIDTNSLGDSTESYVEVLDGSRVHPETYEWARKMAVDALEYDDEDANPAGAVEEILEAPERLKDLDLDAFADELERQGFGNKRITLYDIRSELNHRYKDARQQYQAPSPEEIFNMVTKETPQTFFIGKLVMATVTGFQHRKPKREELDRANPNRNEATGLWQCPFCLQNDFTDLSEVWNHFDAGSCSGQAIGVRVRLENGLSGFIPMKCLSDSEVTNPEERVRPGQTIHCRVTKIDVERFSVAATSKSSDLMDKNGEWRPPKDAYYDTAAEESILRAEEDAKKLKHRQSYTKRVIVHPSFKNIGFKEAEKIMASMEQGEVIVRPSSKGTNHLTVTWKVGENICQHVDIREEGKENAFSLGQSLWIGDEEFEDLDEIVARYINPMAGHARDLYAFRYFRDLGIPEENYAPGKERERADEVIKDDKKKNPAKIHYFVTASREFPGKFMLTYLPRTHTKHEFITVTPEGFRFRGQVHDSLASLFRWFKEHFRDPIPGTPSSRAGGGGHHTSGSSSRTPGYGGTGTTPNVNPETLQRVAQSIPANMLHSLSQAAHFQGTPTPFGYPANTPYTPSGQTPFMTPFATTPHQPQTPRYSGTPAPNAAPSGGASQGTFRTPAAPVAHRGYGSQNHSSSPFNRQSSGSNRPSSQSSSRGASDSWDAVADDWGLGSTANGSKTSTSRSAAPAGSEPDDWNAATNAWGSVTANRSAAKTTPNSRPSAAASGDDWGASADAWASSGGNSRGRTTPSASRAGAGTEDWGASSKPSGSSSNPSTPKTNSSKTGGSDDWGAKADAWAASKGRTTTSSSKGDDWGSSGSSSSPWATGANAAPRGGRTPSRGGSKSSTPASSQPAAVDDWGLSNDTPAAQSATTTSRSATSAANDDWASEADAFASGSKSATPRAAPTPSSSGADDWSAAADAWASGSSSKASTTPSASKTDDPWSSISSTGGSGGGSYGSRGTGGSYGSRGGGRGGGGGGGRPCYNCQEEGHMSKDCPKPRAGGGRGRGGGGSMSCYNCNEDGHMSRDCPKPSARGGGRGGGSMSCYNCNEDGHISRDCPKPSSRGGGRSGGSRACYKCNEEGHMSADCPKSGGSRSGSSRSRSSTASANDDRGSTSSPWATGANAAPRGSGRASSSASKSNDDDWGASVPARSGDRTSPSARKSNDDDWGTPAPPAAAGRSTPSARKSNDDDWGATADSWPSATGKGGGDRSRSSRSTAAPASSADSWDTAATSRGSASRGDDDWGTSISAPGTTPRSSDGRRSSRQGGRSPRQMEMGDATPLYDE, from the exons ATGGCGGATTTTATCGACTCGGAAGCCGAAGAAAGCGAG GAGGAAGAGGAATTGACTGAAAAGGAACGgtcaaagttaaaaaagataaaagctGCTGCTATTGATAgtgatgatgaagatgaag atgaTGATGAACAAATGCAGGAGGAATTGGGGGACCTAATCGATGACAATCCAATTGAAGATGATAGCAGCAGCAGTGAAAGTGATAATGAAACTTCTGGTGGGACTAAGCGAAAAAgagatgacgatgatgatgaactTGATGATCGACTGAGTGAAGAGGATTTTGAGCTGATTGAAGAAAATTTGGGTataaaaatgaag aggaaaaaaaccTTTGTCCGAGTCAAACGAATTGTAGATGATGAATCTGATGAAGaaggacaagaaaaaggaagagatgCCATTGCCAATGAGCTatttgaag gCTCTGATGGCGAAGACAGCAGGAGAGCCGCAAGTAGAACAAggcaagaaagaaatgaagaagaaaattttgataaatattccgatgaagaagatgaagacgaagaagataTTGGCGATTTCATTGTCGACGCTGAGGGTCAACCCATtcacggaaagaaaaagaagagaaaagcaaTTTACACTGACGC AGCTTTGCAAGAAGCACAAGACATTTTTGGGGTTGACTTTGATTACGAAGATTTCAACCAGGAAGGAGAGGAATATGAAGaggacgaagaggaagaagaatatGAAGATGAAGAGGGAGTTAGAAAAATGCGAAAGAAGCCGGGTCAGGTTGTGAAAAAGAAGTCTCAGCGCAAAACCATATACGATGTCTATGAGCCTAGTGAACTTGAACGGGGTCACTTTACGGACTTCGACGAAAAG ATCCGAAAAACCGATATGCCTGAACGCATGCAACTCCGAAATGTTCCGATTTCGTCGGTGGATGAAGGTTCATCAGAATTGGACTTGGAAGCAGAGTGGATATACAAGCACGCATTTTCCAAACCATCGATTTCAAATCAG GACGGAAATACAGATGGTCGTGAAAAGGCTACAAAAGGCCCACAGACAGTCGAAAAGATCCGTAAAGCTCTCGAATTTATGCGCAATCAACACTTTGAAGTGCCTTTCATCGCCTTTTACCGTAAAGAATACGTTCAACCCGAGTTGAGCGTCAATGACCTTTGGCGAGTTTACAAATTTGACGAGAAATGGACGCAACTGCAAACACGCAAGAAGAACATGATGCGACTCTTCAAGAAAATGCAAAAGTATCAGTCGGAGAAGCTTACCCAAAATTTGACGGAATCTATTCCGGAAAATGTTCGTGTTCTCAAAGATGAGGACTACGATAGACTGAGAGTCGTTCAATCGATTGAAGAGTTAAGCGACGTTTACAACCATTTCGTGCTATACTATGGAGCTGACGTACCTGCCATGCAGGAAGACCATCGCCGTAAGGCGAGAGAAGAAGCTAAAGAACGAAGAAGTTCAGCCGCTAGAAGAAGGTTGAACGAAGACGGGGAACCTATTGATGTTGATGATCTCGGTGAAGACCTTCGTGATCCAGATGATCCCGATACAGCAAACATTGACGAGGCATCAGCTATCAAACAAGCGACACGAAGTGATCTGTACTCTTTGTGCGCTAGGGCTGGATTAGATGGTTTATTAAGGAAATACGGATTATCTCCTGAACAATTCGCTGAAAATATGCGGGATAATTACCAACGACACGAAGTAGATCAAACACCAACGGAGCCTTTCGATGTTGCGCTTGAATACGTCTCGACAAAGTTCCCAACTGCTACTGAAGTCCTTAAAGCAGCAAACTACATGATGGCAGTTCAGATCGCCAAAGAGCCGTTGGTTCGTCAGTGTGTTCGCGAAGCCTTCTTTGAACGCGCTCGAATCGACGTTATACCCACAAAACAGGGTCTGAAGGAGATCGACGAGAATCACCATCTTTATCCCATGAAATTTCTTAAAGATAAACCCGTGCGTGACTTAGCAGACGACCAGTTCCTCCGCCTGATAGTCGCTGAACAAGACAAGTTACTTACCATTGTTTTCCAAACGAAAATCGAAGGAGCGACTACTCCCAGTTACGTTGATGAGGTGAAAGCATTATTCACCCGCGACGAGTTCAGCAAACTAGTTCAAGAATGGAATGATCTGCGTAATGAAGTAATTGATCTCGCACTCAATAAGTTCGTTTTCCCTGCACTGGTCAAAGAGCTTAAGGCTAAGTTGTTAAGCGAAGCTCGGGAATTTGTTTTACGAGCTTGTTGCCACCAGCTTTACAACTGGCTTAAG GTTGCCCCCTATAAAGTCGACTTCGATGACGAAGATGAATGGGACACTAAAAATGGCATTCGAGTCATGGCGATCAGCTACGTTGCCGATCTCGATCAAGCTGCTTTTGGTTGTTTAATCAATGTCGACGGTGAATGTACGGATCACATCCGTCTGGAACATATTCTTAAACGAAAAAATGCTTGGAAGGAGATGGATCGTGctggaaaagagagagacttGAATATGCTgcgtaatttcatttttagtaAAAAGCCACACGTAATCGCCGTTAGTGCCGAGTCGCGAGAAGCTACCATGCTGATAGAAGATTTGCGAGCTATTACTGCTCAGTTAGTCGAAGATGAACAATGGCCAATGATCAATGTTGAACTAGTAGACAACAGTTTGGGTAAGGTTTTTGCGAATTCCACTCGAGCTGAAACGGAGTTTCGTGAATATCCGTCATTGTTACGCGAAGCCATAAGCATCGCCAGAGGTTTACAG GATCCACTCATTGAGTATTCACAATTGTGCAATACCGATGAAGAAATCGTATGCCTTAAATACCACGAGTTGCAGGATCAGCTGTCTAAAGAAGAACTTTTGGAAGGACTCTATACAGAATTTGTTAACCGAACGAATGAAGTTGGTGTTGACATCAATCGGGCCATTAACTACCCGCACACAGCTAATCTAGTTCAGTTTGTCTGCGGTCTCGGTCCAAGAAAAGGCCAAGCGCTGATAAAAATcctgaaacaaaacaaccaaaGGCTAGAAAATCGAACTCAATTAGTCACCGCCTGTCACATGGGTCCAAAA GTTTTCATTAACTGTGCTGGTTTCATCAAAATTGATACCAATTCACTTGGTGACAGTACCGAATCGTACGTAGAAGTATTGGACGGCTCGCGTGTCCATCCGGAAACTTACGAATGGGCTCGTAAAATGGCTGTTGATGCTCTAGAGTACGACGATGAAGATGCCAATCCAGCTGGTGCTGTTGAAGAAATTCTCGAAGCTCCCGAGCGCCTCAAa GATTTGGATCTCGATGCTTTCGCTGATGAACTTGAGCGACAAGGTTTCGGCAACAAACGAATCACTTTGTACGATATCCGATCGGAGCTCAATCATCGATACAAGGACGCCCGACAGCAATATCAAGCACCTTCTCCTGAAGAGATCTTTAATATGGTCACTAAGGAGACGCCACAAACCTTTTTCATCGGCAAGCTTGTAATGGCAACCGTAACGGGCTTCCAGCACCGCAAACCCAAACGTGAGGAATTGGATAGAGCGAATCCAAATAGAAATGAAGCTACCGGCCTTTGGCAATGTCCCTTTTGTCTGCAG AACGACTTCACTGATTTATCGGAAGTGTGGAACCATTTTGATGCTGGATCGTGCAGTGGTCAAGCGATCGGTGTGCGAGTTCGCTTGGAAAACGGATTGTCAGGGTTCATTCCAATGAAATGTCTTTCTGACTCTGAAGTAACCAATCCAGAAGAAAGAGTTCGTCCTGGCCAGACGATCCATTGTCGTGTAACTAAAATCGACGTGGAGCGGTTCTCGGTCGCAGCAACTTCCAAATCCTCTGATCTGATGGACAAAAACGGCGAATGGCGTCCGCCTAAGGACGCTTACTACGACACAGCAGCTGAAGAAAGCATTTTGCGAGCAGAAGAAGATGCTAAGAAGCTCAAACATCGCCAAAGCTACACTAAGCGTGTCATTGTTCATCCATCATTCAAAAATATTGGATTcaaagaagctgaaaaaatCATGGCTTCTATGGAACAAGGTGAAGTTATCGTTCGGCCTTCCAGCAAAGGAACCAATCATTTGACAGTCACCTGGAAGGTCGGCGAAAACATTTGCCAGCACGTTGATATCCGAGAAGAGGGCAAAGAAAACGCTTTCAGTCTTGGTCAATCGCTGTGGATCGGCGATGAAGAATTTGAAGATCTGGACGAAATTGTGGCTCGCTACATCAACCCGATGGCTGGCCACGCCCGCGATCTCTATGCTTTCCGTTATTTCCGCGATTTGGGAATTCCGGAAGAGAACTATGCCCCTGGCAAAGAACGCGAACGTGCCGATGAAGTGATCAAGgatgacaaaaagaaaaatcctgCAAAGATTCACTACTTTGTAACGGCTTCCCGTGAATTTCCGGGCAAGTTTATGCTTACATATTTACCCAGGACGCACACCAAGCACGAATTCATCACAGTTACTCCGGAAGGATTCCGATTCCGTGGACAGGTCCACGACAGTTTGGCTTCTCTCTTCCGATGGTTCAAGGAACACTTTAGAGATCCTATTCCTGGGACTCCTTCTTCACGTGCCGGTGGCGGTGGCCATCATACTTCGGGTAGCTCGTCACGTACACCTGGCTATGGTGGAACAGGAACGACCCCGAATGTTAATCCAGAGACGCTGCAACGTGTAGCTCAATCGATACCAGCTAATATGCTTCATTCCCTTAGTCAGGCTGCACATTTCCAAG GAACCCCGACGCCCTTCGGTTACCCTGCGAATACTCCATACACACCATCTGGGCAGACGCCTTTTATGACCCCGTTTGCCACAACTCCTCATCAACCTCAGACTCCACGCTATTCCGGTACTCCCGCACCAAATGCTGCACCTTCGGGTGGAGCTTCTCAGGGCACTTTCAGAACACCTGCTGCTCCAGTTGCACACagag GATATGGATCACAGAATCATTCATCTTCACCATTCAACCGTCAATCTAGTGGTTCCAATCGACCAAGTTCTCAAA GCTCATCCAGAGGAGCTTCCGATTCGTGGGATGCAGTTGCTGATGATTGGGGCCTTGGAAGTACAGCCAACGGCTCCAAAACTTCTACATCTCGATCTGCTGCACCTGCTGGCAGTGAACCTGATGATTGGAACGCAGCAACTAATGCTTGGGGTTCAGTTACCGCTAACCGGTCAGCCGCAAAAACGACGCCTAATTCAAGACCAAGTGCCGCTGCCTCAGGTGATGATTGGGGAGCTTCTGCTGATGCCTGGGCATCTTCTGGTGGCAATTCTCGCGGAAGAACAACACCAAGCGCAAGCAGAGCCGGGGCAGGCACAGAGGACTGGGGTGCGTCAAGCAAACCATCAGGATCATCTTCCAACCCATCCACACCCAAAACCAATTCTTCAAAAACCGGAGGTAGTGATGACTGGGGAGCTAAAGCCGACGCCTGGGCTGCCTCAAAGGGAAGAACTACAACCAGTTCTAGCAAAGGAGATGATTGGGGAAGCTCTGGCAGCTCTAGTAGCCCATGGGCCACTGGTGCTAATGCCGCTCCGAGAGGAGGAAGGACTCCATCTCGTGGTGGATCGAAATCTAGTACACCTGCTAGCAGTCAGCCAGCAGCTGTGGATGATTGGGGTTTATCCAACGACACACCGGCTGCACAGTCTGCTACAACTACGTCACGTAGTGCGACATCAGCAGCAAACGATGACTGGGCATCCGAAGCCGATGCGTTTGCGTCAGGTAGCAAATCTGCAACCCCGCGAGCTGCACCGACTCCGAGTTCATCTGGTGCTGATGATTGGTCAGCGGCAGCTGATGCATGGGCTAGCGGAAGCAGCTCCAAAGCATCAACGACACCCAGCGCTTCCAAGACAGATGATCCATGGAGTAGCATAAGTAGCACTGGTGGCAGTGGAGGAGGATCTTACGGTTCCAGAGGAACAGGAGGGTCGTATGGCTCCCGAGGAGGTGGTagaggtggaggaggaggcggTGGAAGGCCGTGTTATAAT tGCCAGGAAGAAGGTCATATGTCGAAAGATTGTCCTAAACCCAGAGCAGGAGGTGGCAGGGgacgaggaggaggaggatccATGTCTTGTTATAAC TGTAACGAAGACGGACATATGTCAAGAGATTGTCCTAAGCCTTCTGCTAGAGGTGGTGGTAGAGGCGGGGGTTCGATGTCCTGTTACAAT tgTAATGAAGACGGACATATTTCAAGAGATTGCCCGAAGCCGTCCAGCCGAGGAGGAGGTAGAAGTGGTGGAAGCCGTGCTTGCTATAAG TGCAATGAAGAAGGGCACATGTCAGCAGATTGTCCCAAATCAGGAGGGAGCAGAAGCGGCAGCAGCCGCTCCCGATCTAGTACGGCCTCCGCCAATGACGATAGGGGATCCACCTCCAGCCCATGGGCTACAGGAGCCAATGCAGCCCCTCGCGGAAGTGGAAGGGCATCGTCGAGTGCTAGCAAATCAAATGATGATGATTGGGGGGCTTCTGTACCTGCTAGATCAGGTGACAGGACATCGCCAAGTGCCAGAAAATCAAACGACGATGACTGGGGAACTCCTGCACCCCCTGCTGCAGCCGGTAGATCTACACCAAGTGCCAGAAAATCAAACGATGATGATTGGGGAGCTACGGCCGACTCTTGGCCTTCAGCCACCGGGAAGGGCGGAGGAGATAGATCTCGGTCAAGCAGAAGTACAGCGGCTCCTGCTTCTTCAGCTGATTCATGGGACACTGCAGCGACGTCTAGAGGATCTGCGTCACGAGGAGATGATGATTGGGGCACTTCTATCAGCGCACCTGGAACTACGCCACGATCTAG TGATGGTCGAAGAAGTTCTCGCCAGGGCGGCCGCAGTCCTCGTCAAATGGAAATGGGCGACGCCACCCCGCTCTATGATGAATGA